The following proteins are co-located in the Camelina sativa cultivar DH55 chromosome 12, Cs, whole genome shotgun sequence genome:
- the LOC104730493 gene encoding prohibitin-1, mitochondrial-like: MFWMNLNVKVPKIPGGGAISALLKVGIIGGLGLYGATHSLYNVDGGHRAIMFNRLVGVKDKVYPEGTHLMVPWFERPVIYDVRAPPYLVKSTSGSRDLQMVKIGLMVLTRPMADQLPTIYRSLGENYSERVLPSIIHETLKAVVAQYNASQLITQREAVSREIRKILTARAANFNVALDDVSITTLTFGKEFTAAIKAKQVAAQEAERAKFIVEKAEQDKRSAVIRAQGEAKSAQLIGQAIANNQTFITLRKIEAAREIAQTIANSANKVYLSSDDLLLNLQGMNLDVDAKK, encoded by the exons ATGTTTTG GATGAATCTCAACGTTAAAGTTCCGAAGATACCAGGTGGTGGTGCCATTTCTGCGTTGCTTAAGGTTGGGATTATCGGTGGGCTTGGTCTCTATGGTGCCACACACAGTCTCTACAATGTTGATGGAGGACATCGTGCCATCATGTTCAATCGTTTAGTCGGTGTTAAAGATAAG GTTTACCCTGAAGGTACACACCTTATGGTTCCTTGGTTCGAAAGGCCGGTCATCTATGACGTTCGCGCTCCACCCTACCTTGTTAAGAGTACATCCGGAAGCCGTGATCTCCAGATG GTGAAAATTGGGCTAATGGTTCTCACGCGTCCCATGGCAGACCAACTACCTACAATCTACAGGAGCCTTGGTGAGAACTACAGCGAGAGAGTTCTGCCTTCTATAATCCACGAGACTTTGAAAGCTGTGGTTGCTCAGTACAATGCAAGCCAGCTTATTACTCAGAGAGAG GCGGTCAGTAGGGAGATCAGGAAGATTCTGACTGCACGAGCAGCAAACTTCAACGTTGCGCTTGATGATGTGTCCATCACGACCCTGACATTCGGGAAGGAGTTCACGGCTGCTATTAAAGCAAAGCAGGTGGCGGCTCAAGAGGCTGAGCGCGCTAAGTTCATTGTTGAGAAAGCTGAACAAGACAAGAGAAGTGCAGTTATCCGTGCCCAG GGAGAAGCCAAGAGTGCTCAGCTCATTGGTCAAGCAATTGCAAACAACCAAACTTTCATAACGCTCAGGAAGATCGAGGCTGCAAGAGAGATTGCGCAGACAATAGCAAACTCGGCGAACAAGGTGTACTTGAGCTCAGACGATCTGTTGCTTAACCTACAAGGGATGAATTTGGATGTGGATGCAAAGAAGTAG
- the LOC104730492 gene encoding 12S seed storage protein CRC-like, whose protein sequence is MVKLSNLLVATFGVLLVLNGCFARQSLRVPPQLQNECNLDNLDVLEATETIKSEAGQIEYWDHNHPHLRCAGVSVARYVIEQGGLYLPTFFNSPKISYVVQGRGISGRVVPGCAETFMDSQPMQGEQQGQQGRRQQQPWQGQGQQGEGQQGQQQQQGFRDMHQKVEHVRQGDVFAITPGSAHWIYNTGEQPLVIIALIDIANYQNQLDRNPRVFHLAGNNQQGGFGGSQQQQEQKNMWSSFDAQIIAQALKIDVQLAQELQNQQDSRGNIVRVKRPFQVVRPPLRQPYESEERRRPRGPQDNGLEETIYSMRSHENIDDPARADVYKPNIGRVTSVNSYTLPILQYIRLSATRGVIQDNAMVLPKYNMNANEILYCTGGQGRIQVVNDNGQNVLDQQLQKGQLVVIPQGFAYVVQSHGNNFEWISFKTNENAMISTLAGRTSLLRGLPLEVISNGFQVSPEEARRIKFNTLETTLTRSSGRQQQYIEEIVEA, encoded by the exons atggttaagctcagcaatctcctcGTTGCGACGTTCGGGGTTCTCCTCGTCCTTAACGGCTGCTTTGCGAGGCAATCTCTTCGGGTTCCTCCTCAGTTACAGAACGAGTGTAACCTTGATAACCTAGATGTTCTTGAAGCCACCGAAACTATCAAAAGTGAGGCCGGTCAGATCGAGTACTGGGATCACAACCACCCTCACCTCCGATGTGCTGGTGTTTCCGTAGCTCGTTATGTAATTGAACAAGGCGGTCTCTACTTGCCCACCTTCTTCAATTCTCCAAAAATCTCCTACGTTGTTCAAG gaAGGGGTATTAGCGGAAGAGTGGTCCCTGGATGTGCGGAGACCTTCATGGACTCGCAGCCCATGCAAGGCGAGCAACAAGGACAACAAGGACGAAGACAACAACAGCCATGGCAAGGACAGGGACAACAAGGAGAAGGGCAACAAGgacagcagcaacaacaagggtTCCGTGACATGCACCAGAAGGTAGAACATGTTCGACAGGGAGACGTCTTTGCCATCACTCCAGGCTCTGCCCACTGGATCTACAACACCGGAGAACAGCCACTTGTCATCATCGCTCTTATAGACATTGCAAACTACCAAAACCAACTTGACCGCAACCCTAGA GTGTTCCATTTGGCCGGGAACAACCAACAGGGTGGCTTTGGCGGTTCGCAGCAACAGCAAGAACAGAAAAACATGTGGAGCAGCTTCGACGCACAGATCATAGCTCAGGCGTTGAAAATCGACGTTCAGTTGGCTCAGGAGCTTCAGAACCAACAAGACAGCCGAGGAAACATCGTTCGTGTTAAGAGACCTTTCCAGGTCGTGAGGCCGCCTCTGAGACAGCCCTACGAGAGTGAAGAGAGGAGACGCCCACGTGGCCCACAAGACAACGGCCTTGAGGAGACTATCTACAGCATGAGGTCCCACGAAAACATTGACGACCCTGCTCGTGCTGACGTGTACAAGCCCAACATTGGTCGTGTTACCAGCGTCAACAGCTATACCTTGCCCATCTTGCAGTACATCAGGCTCAGCGCCACCCGTGGCGTTATCCAGGAT AATGCGATGGTGCTTCCGAAATACAACATGAACGCAAACGAGATCTTGTACTGCACTGGAGGACAAGGAAGGATCCAAGTTGTGAACGACAACGGACAGAATGTGTTGGACCAGCAGTTGCAGAAGGGACAACTCGTGGTCATTCCACAAGGGTTCGCATACGTCGTCCAGTCCCACGGAAACAACTTCGAGTGGATCTCTTTCAAGACTAATGAAAACGCGATGATCAGCACTTTGGCAGGTCGAACCTCGCTATTGAGGGGATTGCCACTAGAGGTCATATCAAATGGTTTCCAGGTGTCTCCTGAGGAAGCTAGGAGGATCAAGTTTAACACCCTTGAGACCACCTTAACTCGATCCTCAGGTAGGCAACAACAGTATATCGAGGAGATCGTCGAGGCTTAA
- the LOC104730494 gene encoding NAC domain-containing protein 73-like — protein MTWCNDRSDVQTVERIIPSPTSAESPRASLPVSSHKTCPSCGHNFKFHEQAGIHDLPGLPAGVKFDPTDQEVLEHLEGKVKDDARKLHPLIDEFIRTIDGENGICYTHPEKLPGVNKDGTVRHFFHRPSKAYTTGTRKRRKVHTDSEVGGETRWHKTGKTRPVLAGGRVRGYKKILVLYTNYGKQKKPEKTNWVMHQYHLGINEEEKEGELVVSKVFYQTQPRQCGGSVAAAATAKDRPYLHGLGGGGGRHLHYHLHQNNGNIKSNGGGGGTAGAGEYYHNIPALISFNQTGVQNHLVHDAQPFIP, from the exons ATGACTTGGTGCAATGACCGTAGCGATGTTCAGACCGTTGAAAGAATCATTCCCTCCCCGACGTCGGCTGAGTCTCCGAGAGCCTCATTACCGGTGTCAAGCCACAAAACTTGTCCTTCTTGTGGCCATAACTTCAAGTTTCATGAACAG GCTGGGATCCATGACTTGCCGGGACTACCCGCTGGAGTGAAATTTGATCCGACGGATCAAGAGGTACTGGAGCATCTTGAAGGAAAGGTAAAAGACGACGCAAGAAAGCTTCATCCTCTCATAGATGAGTTTATCCGTACCATCGATGGTGAAAACGGCATCTGTTATACCCATCCTGAGAAATTGCCAG GAGTGAACAAGGACGGGACGGTCCGTCATTTCTTCCACCGACCGTCGAAGGCATACACGACGGGAACAAGAAAACGACGTAAAGTCCACACCGATTCCGAAGTCGGTGGGGAGACACGTTGGCACAAAACCGGCAAAACACGGCCAGTTCTCGCCGGAGGAAGAGTGAGAGGCTACAAGAAAATCCTAGTGCTCTACACAAACTAcggcaaacaaaaaaagcccGAGAAGACTAATTGGGTAATGCATCAATATCATCTTGGCATCaacgaggaagagaaagaaggcGAGCTCGTTGTCTCCAAAGTCTTTTACCAGACTCAACCACGCCAATGTGGTGGCTCAGTCGCTGCAGCAGCCACCGCTAAGGACCGTCCTTACCTCCACGGCCTCGGTGGAGGTGGTGGCCGCCACCTTCATTACCATCTTCATCAAAACAATGGTAACATCAAGAGCAacggcggtggaggaggaacGGCCGGAGCCGGTGAGTATTATCACAATATTCCGGCTCTTATCTCGTTTAATCAGACCGGGGTACAGAACCATTTGGTTCATGACGCTCAACCTTTTATCCCTTAA
- the LOC104730489 gene encoding protein CUP-SHAPED COTYLEDON 3-like, protein MGLKDIGSKLPPGFRFHPSDEELVCHYLCNKIRAKSDQGDVEDDEVDEALKDATDLVEIDLHICEPWQLPDVAKLNAKEWYFFSFRDRKYATGYRTNRATISGYWKATGKDRTVMDPRTRQLVGMRKTLVFYRNRAPNGIKTTWIMHEFRLECPNIPPKEDWVLCRVFNKGRDSSLQDNNYNNDHQTQRLEIIDAPNLNYSRNYNNQLPPLLSSPPRHQQQEKMKIQVCDQWEQLMKQPSRTTEHPYHQHCLHQTVACGWEQMIIGSLSSSSSHGPGHESLINLLYVDNNSTVNITDDDHQNYEKILLSPDMTSLEHDKTCMGSSSDGGMVSDLHMECGGLSFETDDLLPFH, encoded by the exons GTTTGCCATTATCTTTGCAACAAGATTAGGGCCAAATCTGATCAGGGTGATGTTGAGgatgatgaagttgatgaaGCCTTGAAGGATGCTACTGATCTTGTGGAGATTGACTTGCATATTTGTGAGCCATGGCAGCTTCCCG ATGTGGCAAAGCTGAACGCAAAGGAATGGTACTTCTTCAGTTTTCGCGATAGAAAATATGCGACTGGATATCGCACAAACAGAGCGACAATAAGCGGATATTGGAAAGCAACAGGAAAAGATCGAACAGTGATGGATCCACGCACTAGACAATTGGTAGGGATGAGAAAAACACTTGTGTTCTACAGGAACAGAGCACCAAATGGGATCAAAACTACCTGGATCATGCACGAGTTCCGTCTTGAGTGTCCTAACATCCCACCTAAG GAAGACTGGGTCTTGTGCAGAGTGTTCAACAAAGGCAGAGACTCATCACTACAAGACAATAATTATAACAATGATCATCAGACCCAAAGGCTTGAAATCATTGACGCTCCGAATCTTAATTACTCCCGTAATTACAACAATCAGTTGCCACCTTTATTATCGTCTCCTCCACGTCATCAGCAACAAGAGAAGATGAAAATCCAAGTTTGTGATCAGTGGGAGCAGCTAATGAAGCAGCCTTCAAGGACCACCGAACATCCCTATCATCAACATTGTCTTCATCAAACCGTAGCATGTGGTTGGGAGCAGATGATTATCGGTTCACTGTCCTCATCGTCGAGTCATGGCCCTGGTCACGAGTCCTTGATAAATCTGCTTTACGTCGACAACAACAGTACTGTCAACATCactgatgatgatcatcaaaaTTATGAGAAGATTTTGTTGTCACCAGATATGACGAGTTTGGAGCATGACAAGACATGTATGGGATCATCGTCGGATGGTGGTATGGTTTCTGATCTTCATATGGAATGTGGTGGCTTAAGTTTTGAGACCGACGATCTCCTCCCTTTTCATTGA